GCAACCTGGAATATGGAGTTTGGCGCTACCGCTGACGAAGTCTCTTACTCGATTTATGATGAAGCGGGTAACAAAGTTTATACCATCGATGACACGGATGGTGTGGGCAAAGGACCGAATACCTTCACTTGGGATGGTACCATTAATGGCGGTGGACAGGCCCCGGAAGGTACTTACTTCCTAACCGTCGATGCCAAGACTGAGGGCGGCAGTGTTCCTGACGTCACCTTTAACTTCAAGGGACTTGCAACAAGTGCAGAAACAGTCAATGGCGTTCCCGTTTTGATGGTCAATGGTCTTCCAATCGGACTTTCAAATATCACCTCTGTTGAGGTTCCAGATTCATCAGGAGGAGCATCCTGATGTCATACACATATTTAAAATTGCTTATGGCAGGCAAGCAGTATTCTAAAGGAGTAAAAAAATGAGTCTTACAGCAGCAATGTTTTCCGGTGTATCCGGCTTGGCAGCACAATCCATGTCCATGGGAATGATCTCAGACAATATCTCCAACGCCAATACAATTGGCTATAAGGATACGCGCGCTGTCTTCTCTACCCTGGTAACAGAAAGCGCAACAGCCACAACTTATAGTCCGGGTGGTGTTACAGTTCACCCGACATCCCGTGTGGATCACCAAGGGCTGGTAACCGGATCATCCAACAGTACCAATATGGCCCTCGCTGGTCAGGGGTTCTTTGTTGTGCACACACTGGCCGACACCACTCAGTCTGGCGGTAACTATCTGTTTACCCGCGCAGGAACGTTTGAGCCGGATAGCGAAGGCCGCCTGAGAAACGCGCAGGGTTACTATCTGCAAGGATGGGAAATTGATCCAAACGGAAACATTCCAACCAACCAGTCAGATCTATCTGCATTGGAGCCAGTAAACGTTTCAGGTTTGACCGGTAACGCCGAGCCAACCTCTACTATTGGCCTTAAAATGAACCTGGCAAAAACTCAGGCAAGCTTTGGCGCGGGTTATGTTGCTGGCGACATGACAAACGGCACAACGACACCTCATTTCGTCCGTTCTTTCCAAGTCTACGATAGTGTTGGCGCGGCTCACTCCGTCAGTTTTAATTTCCTGAAAACGGGAACAGGTGCCACACCGAACGAATGGACTGTGGAAATCACCGCGGATCTTGACGACGACGGCACAGAAGATGTTTTGTCCACAGAGGTCGTGTCCTTTAACACAGACGGCACCCTTGATCTTTCTTCTGGTAATACGACCCAGACGAATACGATTACAATCCCGTGGGCCGCCACATTAGGTATTACAAGCCCGCAAAACATCACCCTTAATTTCGGGTCAGATGATCAGTCGGACGGCTTCACCAGTTTTGCTGGGAACTCGGAACTGGTTTCATCAGAAGTAAATGGTGCGCTTTTCGGAGCCTTTAACTCTGTATTTATTGATGAAGAAGGTAACGTTATTGCGAAATTCGATAATGGTACATCCCGTTATATCTATAAAATACCGGTCGCGACCTTCCCCAATCCTAATGAATTGACCAATAAGGACGGGAATGCGTATGACGAAACCCCTGAATCAGGGACCTTCACCCTGCGAGAGGCCACGCTTGGCGGTGCCGGTCGAATAATCTCCTCGGCAACGGAGGCATCGACGGTGGATATTGCGGA
This region of Sneathiella aquimaris genomic DNA includes:
- the flgE gene encoding flagellar hook protein FlgE, which codes for MSLTAAMFSGVSGLAAQSMSMGMISDNISNANTIGYKDTRAVFSTLVTESATATTYSPGGVTVHPTSRVDHQGLVTGSSNSTNMALAGQGFFVVHTLADTTQSGGNYLFTRAGTFEPDSEGRLRNAQGYYLQGWEIDPNGNIPTNQSDLSALEPVNVSGLTGNAEPTSTIGLKMNLAKTQASFGAGYVAGDMTNGTTTPHFVRSFQVYDSVGAAHSVSFNFLKTGTGATPNEWTVEITADLDDDGTEDVLSTEVVSFNTDGTLDLSSGNTTQTNTITIPWAATLGITSPQNITLNFGSDDQSDGFTSFAGNSELVSSEVNGALFGAFNSVFIDEEGNVIAKFDNGTSRYIYKIPVATFPNPNELTNKDGNAYDETPESGTFTLREATLGGAGRIISSATEASTVDIAEEFTRMIVTQRSYSAASKIITTADEMLEELIRIKR
- a CDS encoding flagellar hook assembly protein FlgD, encoding MNISEANAQYYNEESKAGQSAVKLADNFDDFLTLLTTQLQNQDPLNPTDSTEFTNQLVSFTQVEQSIASNQNLEALINLQSISQQNNEATILINYLGKTIGSNLNIAGLDEGEATWNMEFGATADEVSYSIYDEAGNKVYTIDDTDGVGKGPNTFTWDGTINGGGQAPEGTYFLTVDAKTEGGSVPDVTFNFKGLATSAETVNGVPVLMVNGLPIGLSNITSVEVPDSSGGAS